A window of Fusarium falciforme chromosome 1, complete sequence genomic DNA:
TAGGTCCAAGGCATCTGAAGGGTTCAGTAGATCCGAGGATGTAATGCGTCTCTCCAACCCATCGGTCGTCTGTCTCGACTCTGCATGCACCTCGCCAGTGTGGGGGCCTTGCCGGTGCCATTCTGATGGTGCTTGTGGAGGTGGCCAAGCGTCAATTTCACCGTTTGCTTCGTCGTCAGAACGTGGCTGCTCCCTCTCGCCGCGTTCGGGCGTCTGTTCGCCCATGCGATTAGTGTTGCCCTGCCCGGAACTTGACCCCCGGTCAGCTGGTTGTTGATCGTTGGCAGGAGGTTGAGAGGTCCTTAATCCTCGGACACGACGGCCGCCGCGCCTAGAAGTTGCGAGTACACACTCTTGGTTCAGCTCAATACATCTACGACATGGCGGCTGTCCTGGTACCCCACGAGACTCCCTTTTTCTCCATGTTAGTAATTGCAGCAATAGCCGAAAAAACACAAGCAGCTCAGGGAACGCTTATGACCCACAGATCGCATTTGGTCTTTCTCGAGCGGCAAAAGATACACGCGCGGGAGATGCGTCTATCTTTACCCAAGCTCATGCCGTTGTCTGGCAGTGTCTGCCGTGGAGACGCCATGAGCGATTCCTTGGCATACGTCTGGGTCTAGGGAATTGTGCTGTGACGACTGTCGCCTGTTCAAACGCCGTCGGGAATTCAAGTCCCTCTTCTATTAAATCGCTCTACCTCGTAGATCAAGGCCCGAGACAACCCCCACATTTGCTGTTGGTTGCTAAAGCTTAGAGTCATGTATGGATATGCTCAACCCTTCGCTTAGTGCTGACCTGAGGTACCTACCACTACTTACCCCGCTCTTATATAGCATGGGGCTGGAGCACACGGCGGGCGTTGATGGTGGCTAGTGGCGTGCTAGTAGAAAGCTAAAGCTAAAACCCTTGCTACCGACTATGACTGTAGGCTCTTGGAGGCCACATGCAAAGCACCACTCTGCATGTGGCTTGGTTCGGCCACAGGCCGGTGGAATTGGCAAACCGTAATAACTTACGTCCAAGAATTTGATTTATTTCGTATCCTCTGCAGTTGGCTATCGACCATCCAGACCCCGCCAAACTGTGGGCACTTCACTACTAACATACCCACTTGCCTGGCATCCCGGAAACACGACCGGGCCTTTTGAAGTTGTCTGGTCGGCTCCATCTCGCGGAAATGCGTGCTAGGATGCTTTCCGCTCGGTTCTCGTCTTCCATCAACGCAGCATTCATCTCGGCCGCCATGTAGCCCGGCGCAACGACGTTGACCGTAATAACCATTGGCGGCTCATTCGTTGCTCAGCGTCTTGGTCAGTCGGGAAAGCCACCTTTGCTGGCCGCGTAAGCCGATACGGTAAAGCCACCCTGGAAGGTCAACAGGCTTGtcaggttgatgatggagctGCGGCGGCCGGCGGCATCCGGTTGTTGCTGTAGCATATGGTCGCCGACATGGCGGCAAATAGTGAAGACGGCATTGAGATTGACTTGTAAAACTTCGGAACAGTCTGAGTTGGGGAACCGATGCGCCGGGTGCCCTCGCTGGATTCCAGCACAGTCGACGTGAATGTCTGTCCGGTGCCCTTGACTGAGGACAGCAGGAATAGCTTCTGAACAGACTCTTCGCTTGACAGGTCTGCCTCGAAGACTGAGCACCGACAACCGATGCCTTCGATCTACTTCTCCTCGGGCATGGCAACGATACTATAACTCTTGCGCCAGCGAAATCTGTTAGCCTTGCTCCACAGTATAGTAGAAGGTGCTTGGTCCAAGGCTATCAATTTGTCTGGTCTTTGTGGACTCATTCATTCTGTTCATTCTGTCTCCCCATCACTCTCGTTGTTTCTGGCCGCTGTAAGTACCTGTATCAAGATCCATGTCTGCGCCGACCTCTACGAGAGCGAGGGCCATTGCTGCGCCGATACCTCTCGTATTGCGAGTGGCCAATGCAGCTTTACCTTCGAGATTAAACACATTCGACATTGTTGCGATTCAACGCTTCCTCGCAGGGCAATtgcaaagaagagaaaaggaaCGAAACTTTGAAATTTGATTGAATAATAAACGACTTCGAAGAATTAATGTTCCTAAAACCACGTCTTTGTTCCCTCCATCCAATTGCCCCTCCCGGTAAACCTTTCATTTGATTCTCTTACTACGACATCCATGTCCTTCGGCTACTGCTCAAATTGATGAGGCCACGGCCCGCGTAGGTAATGTAAACTCACTCTACCGACAGGTCTCTTTTGCGAAATTCTGAACCACCCTATTTCAATTGAATGAAAATGAGCACCCTTGTCTCAAAACAAAGCGGTACTTTAATTCTCCCACCAAGGCCATCACCTTGAGCAGCAAAGTCTTTCGCAAATGGTTGTCTAGTTGTATGTATCGGCGCAACATGACGACCGTAGCTATCTCGATGGTGTCCACATTGACCAAAGCGTCTGTCTTGTAAGACGTCAGACATCATAATCGTTGATCCACTCCCTTTTCGGCGCTTGTGCATTTCATTGCAGCGCCACAATTGACCACGATCGGCAGAGCTCACGTCCTTTGGAACCGCCGGCCCCCGGCGAAGTCCAGGTCGCTATCCCTTGGATCGGTCTTTGTACTTCGGACTTACACCACTATAAACAATTCCGCAGCGGCTATATCCAGGTTCGCGAACCTCTTACCCTGGGCCATGATTCTACAGGTGTAGCAGTTGCACTTGGTAGAGATGTTACCAGCTTGTCCGTTGGGCACCCAGTGGCCTTGGAAGTTGGATTGCCGTGCGAGTCGTGCTCGCGCTCCTCTGAGGCAACATACAATATTTGCAGCAATATGAGGTTTCACGGCTCGGCCAAGGTAtttcctcaagctcaaggcgcCTTTCAAGGGCCCGTCAATCACCCCGCAAAGGGGTGCCACCCCCCGAAGTCGGATCTTTCCCTGATCTTGGCAATGGTTGAGCGACTCAGCTTGGCCATATACTCCATAAATCCAGCAGGATTTCAATCTGGGGCCACCATGCTGGCCGTCGGCGCTGCTGCAGCCCGAATTTTGGCTGCGGCAATGTGTAAATCAGTGACGCGAGCAGAGTAACAGTATCAGATATGGACGAAGCGGGAGTTGATTTTGCTTTGAACCGTAATTTAGACGATCATGGAGTTGCGGGGTCTACAAACATCAGTCCGAATATTGAAGTAAACTTTAAAACTGCACAAGAGAGTGCTATCAAGTACCGGAGTCACTCCAGGCCGTTGATGACCGGCCTGGCCTCTTCGGTGTCGTTTTTGAACGCACTGGTGGCTCCCTCCTGTCTGCAAGCTCCTATCTATGTGAGGCTTTCGCATCACGGGGTTTACGATGTCTAGGCTGCTAGACCAGGTGGTAAGGTTATGATGGGTGGTATGGGCTCTCTGATTCAAAATCTGCCCATATTTACTGCAGGTCTCAATTCCGTTGCACTAACGAGCACCCAAGGGCCATCCAAGTCTCGGCTATTAAGGAACCAGGTTTTCATTACTTCCCCAGCCTCATTTCACAAAACTTCAACGACAGAATGTGCAAGATGCATTCATTATGGCCTGTAGGAAGCAGGCTGACGATGGGACAATGGTGCTCCAAGTCTTAGTTAAAATGGAATCTGAGCCTTAACGCCTGCACTGAATGTGCGTCGATCAGGGGCAATGGTCAACTCAACAACATTTCCTTGCCTTGAAGCGGTAGGACAAGGTAGCAGAATATGTTTTAAGAATACAAGAAGAAAGGAACAGAACTTCCTCAATACCTAAGCATTTACTGTAGCAAACTGAGCCAAAAGTTTTAGGCCAAGTCAATATCTGTAGACAATCACACGTCACTCCATTGACCGAGGCTTACGGGGCATATAGCACCAAAACAATAGGAGAAACATGTGTGAAAATAAGAAAGAATGTGCTATGCAACAAAGGGGAGGTTTTGTGGCTATGTTGTGAACATTCTGAGACTTTCAGGAGTGTGCGTACGGCAAGACAGCCATCAGCAACCTGCCGATCAACATTGCTGTGTGTTTAGCGACAAATGATTGTTTGCGCTATGTTGGTTTCAAGATTTTACCATGGCTCCTCTATTTCAGTCCTCCGCTCAGAATAACCTCCTGGCCGGTTAGATATCCAGTACTAGACATCCTATATGCATCATCAGCTATCTCGTCAAGACTTGCACTAGGTAAAAAGGTACAACTAACATAGTGACAATGCCAGCTACTTCTCCTGGAGTTCCTAAACGATGAACCGGGATGCCTGCCGCGATCGCCAGGCCGGGGTCAATCGCCTTGAGCGCCTCTAGATCGCAGCCCTTGGCCCAGCTCCTAGAGTTAGTGAGCTACGACATCTCATGCGATTAGATTTTGGGTACGCACTCAGACTTTGGTGGAGAAATCATTCCAGTTGATCCAATCATGGCGGGTAAGATCTAAAAAACTAGGATGAGCCCATGCGCCGAACAATGAAGCCTTCTCAGCTCCTCTTACTGTATTCACCGTGACACCTTCAGGAGCTAGAAGGCTGGCCAGATTTAAGCCCATAGAGCTTGAAAAATGTTAGTGAAGCTGGCTTCCATTTCGTAGCTTCCTCAAACGACAAGGGCTTGGGGCGTCATTACGGTTGGCAGTGCAGAGATCGACTCACCAAAGTGCACCCTTCGAAGCGGCATAATGGCAGCCATTGAGGCCGCCACCACGACTCGCTATACTTCCAATTAAGATAACACGGCCCCATGACTGGGCCCTCATTCCAGGAAGGCACGACTTGGTGATGACGAAGGGGCTGCGAGTGTTAACTTCCATCATCGCATCCCAGTCGTCCTCCTGAATGTCCTTGACATCTCGGATGCGGTGCCCTAGTCCGGCGTTGGCAACCAAAATTGAAATTGCCTTGTGCTTGGAAGTAACTTCGTCATTGTTTAAGACATTGTAGACGAGGTTACGCGTTGAGTCACGCGATTTCAGGTCAGCTGCCACTGTCACAAATAGCTGTGATGGATATTTGCTTCGAAGCTCCTGGGCGAGTGTCTCAACCTTGTTCTGCTACAGCGTTAGCTTACTATCTCGCTTCAGGACCCTCATCGTGACTCAGGCGAGCTGAAGTTCTATACCTTGCTAGAAGAGTAATGCAGAGCGACATCACATCCCTCGGCAGCCAAGGCACTAGCAGAAGCTGAACCAATGCCGCCACTGAACGAAACTGTCAGCAAAAAATTGTCACATGCGCTGGTGATTGGGTACCTTGCACCGGTTACGAGAGCCAAGCGACCCTGGATACGGTTGTCAGTGGGTTGGAGGTGAAGAGTTGTCATTGTCAATGAAGTGGCCAGACAAAGACGAAGAAACAACAGATATGTTGAAGAGCGCAGCCACACCCTATACACCCCATGCGCATGTGAAGACTCCAGAGATACCCTGCCTTTCGACTTCCCTCATTATCACCCTCGCCTGCATACTTCGCCGACTCGGCTAATAAGTTATTCGATCGCCGCCCCAACCTTGTCTCCGAAAATCCAGTTCCATTGCCGTCATTAGCCGAATGTCTATTGCCGTTATCGTGTGGTGGGGAGGATCACTCTAGCGGAGCCCCACCCCCACATTAAGCAATCCATACATACACCACAGACAACGAGTCATTGGCATTGACTGCCGTCACATCCGTCTCCGAGGCGCTGGGCTTTTCCAGAGCGACCAATTGGCTAACAACCATGTTATCTCTCATAGTGTCCTTTCCTGGCCCTCGCCCTGGATAATAGTACATCATGGTCGACCCTCGGGTAATAAAGAATGTTACGATGATGTCTTGGCGTTTGGGCTTGAGTGGGCCGAGTACATCCCGGTACTTTCGCTTCAGGGCGCTGCACGAAAGCACCACGCCGCAGGATCCACCGTCCACGAGGGACCTAGCTTCCTGGCGCAGGCGGATAGGCTAGTTCCAGCTGCCGGTATCTGTATGAGGGATACCGTCGCTCACCTTTTCGACAGAATCTTCGAGACGGTACTTGAACGAAGGACGGGGATCAACCGCTGACTTGCTTTCGATGCAGCGCACAGAACCTTGGGTAAGCAGCGTTGGATTGCACATACATTGTCTCCTTCAACATTGTCGAAGCCCAGGTCTACTGCTAGCGAGGCTGCTAGGGTGCTTTTGCGCAAACAGCAGGGCCCCCATATTCCCACGACGTGTGCTCGCGTAATTTTCGTCATCTCAACAGAGGTAACTAGGGTGTGAGCGACCGTAGAGGATTTTGAAAGCAGCAGGGTCAAGTTATCCAGACATCTTGCGCTGGCATTGATCTTGACCTGCCGCGGCAACATCAAATACACGTAACCGTTGCCCGGGTCTTCAACTTGTTGGCGGCATTCACAATCGCGAGTTCGCCGACGGCCAATGGTTAGTCATTGCCGCCGGTGATAGGCGGCAATTGATAGGCGGCAATTGAATCCTTGAGCAAGACCTGGTGATCCTTGAATGGCACATTTCCACTCCCACGGGGACCCCGCTTCTTCAGGGGAATGATAGTTTCTATTCTCCAAACATTCCGTGCTCTTCTACATTATCATAGCCGCCCGCAACCATTCATCTCACAATCCTTTTTCCATCCCTTTCTTCTTTCCCGTAGCCCATCTGTCCAATCTTCATTCCGCTATCTAGTCATCATCAAATAGTACGGCGCGCTTGTGGCTTACCCAAGCTCCCCATCATCATTTTTCACTAAAGATTCCGTTGATCCGCTAAACCATGGCTCCCATCGAGTTGCAGGGCCGGGCCTTGATCCTGACTGTCAGTGTTCTGACATCGTTGGGCTTCATGTTGATCGGTTACGACAATGGATTGATGGGAGGTCTTGGTGGGAATCCCCACCGGTCCTTGAGACTGCAAGCCAATTCCGCTGACTCCGCATCCAGTCAACACGCCCTCTTTCAACAATAGTTTTGATAGTCCAAGCCCAGACATGGTTGGAGTGATTGTCGCAATCTTTGAAAGTAGGTCAATACCTTCAATGCCAGTATCTTGCCAAGTATCTTGCTCACTTCGCGTTCCCAACTCGTAGTTGGTTGCTTTTTTGGGGCCATTTGGGCAGCTGTCTGGGGCGAGAGACTCGGTCGGCGTCGGACCATCTTCCTCGGTTGCATCGTGATGACTGCCGGCGCGGTGCTCCAATCAGCCTCTTATGGACGTGCCCAACTCATCGCTGGGCGAATCGTGTCTGGCCTCGGCCTAGGTGTAGTCAACTCTACAGTCCCCGTGCTTCAAGCAGAATTCAGCCCCAAAACAAGCCGAGGCATTTGTAAGTCCGAGTTCGTTGCCAGGGCCTTAAACGATCGGTTTCGCTCACAAGAGTCACAGTTGTGTGCGCCCAACTGTCGACCCTCAATCTGGGTATCTGCCTTGTCTACTGGATCGATTATGCTTTCTCTTCTCACCATGGGAGCTATGCCTGGAGAGTCCCGGTTATCCTGCAATGCGTACCAATTCTCATTATGATGGCTATCTTGACTATCATTCCGGAGACTCCGAGATGGCTTGCTGCTCATGATCGGCCTGATGACTGCCTTGCAACTCTGGCGCGTATCAACGCTGTTTCGATCGACGACCCCGAAGTTCGCCGCCTACACGCTAATATTACCCACACAGTCGCTTATGAAGCTTCAATTGGCTCTGGGTCTTGGAAGGACCTCCTTAAAAACGATAGCATCAAGTCCCAGAGGCGCCTCATCTTGGCCTGTGCTATCCAGAGTTTCCAGCAATTGGGAGGCATCAACGCAGTTATCTGTGAGTCTTATGAGATCACCCTTTCATGCAAATCGTCCAGTGTGTTGACTGTATCATAGACTACGCGAGCACCCTTTTTGAGCGGAGTATTGGTTTCTCTACTCGTATGTCGGCACTCATGTCTGGGTTTCTGCAGACCTGGTTCTTTGTTGCTTCATTCATTCCCTGGTTCCTGATTGATCGCGTCGGAAGAAGGCCGTTGGTAGGAATTTCTACATCCTTGCCAATGCTATACTTGTTGCTTACAGCCTTCCAGCTGCTCTCCATGATCAGTCTCATGGCTGCCGCTATGGCAGTTCAGGCTGCTTTAATTTATCAGGTTGAAAATGATGGGACTATTGCACACGGTGCAGGTATCGGCGCGGCCGCCATGCTTTTCGTGTTTCAAGGCGCCTTCACCATCGGTTTCCAGGCCACTGTCTGGGTGTATCCGTATGTTCAAGAAGCAACCTCCTCAGGCTTAGAATGAGGCCATTGCCAACAATTTCACAGGTCTGAAGTGTTACCACTTCGTTTGCGCCAGCGCGGTTCGTCTATCTCTACGGCAGCCAACTGGATATTCAACTATGTAAGCGGGCTCCAGACTGTTTCAAAGGGAGCATAAACCAAGGTGATTGGGCAGTACTGACTATTGAAATCAGATGATTGTACAAATTACACCTATCTCGATTGACAACATTGGCTGGAGGACATATATCATTTTTGCCGTTCTCAACACTCTCTGGGTACCCCTCATCTATCTCTTTTTCCCCGAAACTAAAGGTCTCGAACTGGAAGATGTCGATCGTCTGTTTGCGGTGGAGCACGCACGCGATATTCTGGATGACAAGCCGAGCGTCGTTACAATGGTCGAGAAGTGTGATTCTAAACTGAAGGAGTGATAGATTGGCGTCATGCACGGGGCCCTCGCGTCCAGACTGGGACTATGGCATGAGACGCTTGGATTAGATCTATCGTCTGGGTCCTTGGGTTTTCTGTACGGAGGCGAATATGAGCTAGCGAGTAACTGTGATAACGTGAGGTTGCTGATGGAGGATATACAGGTCCATTTCCTGTACATACAACTTGCCTTGCATCTCAATGTAGAGAGAACGAAATCCGGCTTCCCGGTGGTCCTATTCAAACTGTACATTTGGCTCTACCGCAAACTGACTCAAAGTTGCTTGAGCATGATAGATGATAGCTCCCTTACGGAATGCTGTCAATGGTGAACAACAAACAGCAGACCGAGTCATTGCCATCTGAGCTTCGGCTAATTAGAACGGGCCTTAAGGGACTTTCCAAATAACCCGCTTCCTCATCCACCTATAAACCTACCACTTTGGAAGTGACCAATGGGTGACAATAGCCGACATAATCCGCCGATAACTTACTAATCTATCTCATTCAAAAGACGGCAAATGGGCATTGCCGGTTGCCCCACAGAGCGGTTCTTCTTTCACCCATCGCCAACGGTGATCAAGAGATTTTGCGGTCGGCCCCGCATCATGCCGAGTCATGGTTTACGCGGCAATTGATTTGATTACCGGTTTCTATTGATAAGGGCTTGATACGGGCCATGCAGTCAGCTCTCACGACTTCTAAGAACCGCAAACTTGAAACAGTCATTACCAGGTTGCTGGCAATTGATTGCGGCACCCAAGACTCACAATCTGCATAGCCCTTTTTCTGGAGTCGCTAAGTTGCCGTTGGGCCATTCGACCACATACGCCATGTCCGACATCAACTATGCACCCGCGTTCAAGGTGTACGACGACTCAGCAAAGAGTATATTCGGGGACGGGCCgaagcttgagctccttTACGAGAACTATGAGTACCCGTTCGCACATGAAGCTGGTGTCTTCATGCCGGAGGACAATACACTGTTCATCACCAGCAATCAATACAATGATTGCGAGGGCTGCCGCAAGATACAAGTCTGCAAGGTTTCCTTATCTTCTGCGGGGGGTAGCACGACGTGCGAGGAGATTGACTGTCCGGATATACCGATGGCAAATGGCGGCGTGAACTACGAAAACGGCCTTCTATTCTGCGCCCAAGGAACATTGGACACACCGGGCGGCATCGTTTTTATGGAGCCAAAACCTCCTTATCGCTGTCGCAAATTGATCAGCGGGTTCCACGGCCGCGAGTTCAACTCTGTCAACGACGTGGTCGTTCACTCTGACGGATCAATCTGGTTCACGGATCCTATATATGGCTTTGAACAAGGGATTCGGCCCAAGCCGAAGCTTCCTAATCAAGCCTACCGATATGACCCCGAGCGTGAATCTGTGCGTGCTGTCGCAGATGGATTTGGTCGGCCAAATGGAATTTGCTTCAGCCCAGACGAGAAAATTGTTTACATCACAGATACCGACTGGATTCACGGTGACGGGACCACAGACGATTGTCGAGTGTCGCATATGTGAGTTTAATCCATGCGGTTAAGATAATATGCCTGAACATGTGTTAACAC
This region includes:
- a CDS encoding 3-oxoacyl-[acyl-carrier-protein] reductase-like protein, encoding MTTLHLQPTDNRIQGRLALVTGASGGIGSASASALAAEGCDVALHYSSSKNKVETLAQELRSKYPSQLFVTVAADLKSRDSTRNLVYNVLNNDEVTSKHKAISILVANAGLGHRIRDVKDIQEDDWDAMMEVNTRSPFVITKSCLPGMRAQSWGRVILIGSIASRGGGLNGCHYAASKGALCSMGLNLASLLAPEGVTVNTILPAMIGSTGMISPPKSESWAKGCDLEALKAIDPGLAIAAGIPVHRLGTPGEVAGIVTMMSSTGYLTGQEVILSGGLK
- a CDS encoding Gluconolactonase, encoding MSDINYAPAFKVYDDSAKSIFGDGPKLELLYENYEYPFAHEAGVFMPEDNTLFITSNQYNDCEGCRKIQVCKVSLSSAGGSTTCEEIDCPDIPMANGGVNYENGLLFCAQGTLDTPGGIVFMEPKPPYRCRKLISGFHGREFNSVNDVVVHSDGSIWFTDPIYGFEQGIRPKPKLPNQAYRYDPERESVRAVADGFGRPNGICFSPDEKIVYITDTDWIHGDGTTDDCRVSHM